A single genomic interval of Oryctolagus cuniculus chromosome 19, mOryCun1.1, whole genome shotgun sequence harbors:
- the SMIM10L3 gene encoding salivary gland specific protein SAGSIN1 encodes MAAALSGLAVRLSRSAAARSYGVFCKGLTRTLLIFFDLAWRLRINFPYLYIVASMMLNVRLQVHIEIH; translated from the coding sequence ATGGCGGCGGCTCTGTCGGGCCTGGCTGTCCGGCTGTCGCGCTCGGCCGCCGCCCGCTCCTATGGGGTCTTCTGCAAGGGGCTGACCCGCACGCTGCTCATCTTCTTCGACCTGGCCTGGCGGCTGCGCATCAACTTCCCCTACCTCTACATCGTGGCTTCCATGATGCTTAACGTGCGTCTGCAG